GGCACCGCCTCGGCGATCGCGCCCACCTCGCGGGCCCGGTGCAGGATGGGGATCGCGGTGCCCGCGTACTCGGCCTCGCTGTAGAGCACCCGGTCGCCGGCGGCCAGCGGCACGGCGTCGAACGCGGTCAGCCAGGCACGGGTGGCGCTGTCGGTGAACGCGATCTCGTCCGGCTCGGCGCCCAGCAGCTCGGCGAACACCCCGTAACCGGCTTCAAGGTCGTCCTCGCGTTCCCGCGCGGCGACGTAGCCGCCGATCTCGGATTCCCGGCGCAGGTGCGCGAAGACCTCCGCCGACACCTCCTCCGGCGGCAGCGAGGAACCAGCTGAGTCGAGGAAGATCGTCATCGGGGCGTCCACTTCTCCAGGTTCCACCAGGGTCCCCAGGACAACGCGCCGTGGGCGTACGGGTCCACGACCTCCTGGTAGCCGTTCCAGTTCTCCCGCATCACGTACGTGTGCTGCACCGACGCGAGCACCACCATGCCCGGAGCCGCCGCGTACGCCCGCTGGAACTGCTTGTACGCCGCCGCCCGCTGGGCCGGGTCCAGCAGTGAGCGCCCGGTGTCCAGGGCCGCGTCGACCTGCGGGTTCGAGTAGCCCCACGGGTTGCCGGTGTGCAGCGGCTGGTAGGTCATCAGGTCCGGGTCGAACGGGGTGCCGGCGCCGTGCAGCAACGCGTCCACGCCGAGCCTGGGCGTGACGGCCTCCCAGCTCAGGCCGGCCAGCTGCACGTCGATCCCGACCGCCTTGGCGTCCGCCGCGAACGCGGTGGCCAGGTCGGCGCGCACCACGTCGCCGATCGGGTACATCAGCGTGAACCGGGCCGGCACGCCGTCGCGCGCACGCACGCCATCGGTGCCGCGCGCCCAGCCTGCCTGGTCCAGCAGCAGCTCGGCCTGCGCCTTGTCGTGCTCGAACCGCGCGCCGGTCTCCACGAACTCCGGCAGCGTGTCCGGCACCGGCGTGCTCACCGGCGAGCCCTTGCCGCCCAGCAGGTTGTCGACCATGCCCTTGCGGTTGACCGCGTGGTTCAGCGCCATCCGGATCGCGGCGTCGCCCGTCACCTGGCCGCCGCCCGGAAGGGTGATCGCACGCAGGTCGGCACTGCGGTGTGTGACGACCCGCATACCGTTCGTGGTGCCGAAGGACGCGGCCAGCCGGGGCGGCAGCACCGTGCCGTCGAACTCCCCCGCCTGCATCCGCTGGGCCCGGGTGTTGTCGTCCGGCACGAACACCACGGTCAGCTTGCGGATCTTCGGCTCACCGCCGAAGTACGAGGCGTTGGCCTCCAGCACCATCCGGTCGCCCTTGCGCCACTCCGCCAGCCGGTACGGGCCGGTGCCGACCGGCTGGACGTCCCGCAGCGGGACGCCGAGCGCCTCGCTGGGCAGGATGCCGAGCACGAGCATGTGCGGGAACGCCGCCCACGGCTTGGCCAGCGCGAACCGCACCGTGCGCACGTCCAGCTGCTCCACTCCGGTCAGCTCGGGGTACGCGGCGCGCTCGGTCGAGCCGGACGCCGGGTCCAGCAGCGTCCGGTAGGTGGCCACCACGTCCTCGGGGCCGAACGCCGTGCCGTCCGCGAACTTGACGTCGTCGCGCAGCCTCACCGTCCAGCTCAGCCCGTCCGCGGCGGGCGCGGGTGCGCCGACCGCGAGCTGGGGCCGCACCGAGCCGTCCGCGCGGTGCTCCACCAGGCCGTCGTACAGCTTGGACACGCCCTCGCGGCCGTAGCCGAGCAGCGGGTTCAGCGTGGTCGGCTCGACCGGGTCGGCCAGCACGATCGCGCTGCCGTCCGCGGTGCCCTCGGCGTTCGGTGTGGTCGTGCCGGTGCACCCCGCAACGGCAAGGACGGCTGTGACGACAAGCAGGGGCAGTAGGGGGCGCACGAGTCCCGACACTACCTAGAGTGGGCGACATGCGTGTCGCCCTCTGTCAGATCAACTCCTCCACCGATCCGACGGCGAACCTCGACCTGGTGCGTTCGGAGACGAAACGCGCGGCGGCCGGCGGCGCGCGGGTGGTCGTGTTCCCCGAGGCCACGATGTGCCGCTTCGGGGTGTCACTCGGTCCGGTGGCCGAGCCCCTGGACGGGCCGTGGGCGAGCGCGGTGCGTGACATCGCCGACGAGCACGGCGTGGTCGTCGTGGCGGGCATGTTCACCCCCTCGCCAGATGGCCGCGTGGCGAACACCCTGCTGGTCACCGGCGGTGGGCGGCACCTGGGTTACGACAAGATCCACTTGTTCGACGCGTTCGGGTTCGCCGAGTCGCGCACCGTCGCGCCCGGCTCCGAGCCCGTCGTGGTGGAGGTCGACGGCGTCACGTTCGGCCTGGCCACGTGCTACGACGTGCGGTTCCCGGAGCTTTTCCGGGCGCTGGCGGACCTGGGCGCGACGGCAGTGCTGCTGTGCGCGTCGTGGGGCGCCGGGCCGGGCAAGCGGGACCAGTGGGAGCTGCTGGTGCGGGCCAGGGCGTTGGACTGCACGTCGTGGGTGCTGGCGTGCGGCCAGGCCGACCCCGGCGTCGACCACGGCGGCGCGCCCACGGGGATCGGCTTCAGCGCGGTGGTCTCACCCCTGGGTGGCGTGGTCGAGCGGTTGGCCGGCGAACCGGGCCTGATCCTGACCGAAGTGGACACCCAGAGTGTCACGGAGGCGCGGCGGACCCTGCCGGTCCTGGGCAACCGTCGGCTCTGAATATCTTTCGGGGGAACCCCCCATCACACAATCGGGTGGCAGCCGAATAGGTGGCCCTTTACCCCGGGAATCCTTGCGCG
This is a stretch of genomic DNA from Saccharothrix ecbatanensis. It encodes these proteins:
- a CDS encoding ABC transporter substrate-binding protein; its protein translation is MRPLLPLLVVTAVLAVAGCTGTTTPNAEGTADGSAIVLADPVEPTTLNPLLGYGREGVSKLYDGLVEHRADGSVRPQLAVGAPAPAADGLSWTVRLRDDVKFADGTAFGPEDVVATYRTLLDPASGSTERAAYPELTGVEQLDVRTVRFALAKPWAAFPHMLVLGILPSEALGVPLRDVQPVGTGPYRLAEWRKGDRMVLEANASYFGGEPKIRKLTVVFVPDDNTRAQRMQAGEFDGTVLPPRLAASFGTTNGMRVVTHRSADLRAITLPGGGQVTGDAAIRMALNHAVNRKGMVDNLLGGKGSPVSTPVPDTLPEFVETGARFEHDKAQAELLLDQAGWARGTDGVRARDGVPARFTLMYPIGDVVRADLATAFAADAKAVGIDVQLAGLSWEAVTPRLGVDALLHGAGTPFDPDLMTYQPLHTGNPWGYSNPQVDAALDTGRSLLDPAQRAAAYKQFQRAYAAAPGMVVLASVQHTYVMRENWNGYQEVVDPYAHGALSWGPWWNLEKWTPR
- a CDS encoding carbon-nitrogen hydrolase family protein, whose translation is MRVALCQINSSTDPTANLDLVRSETKRAAAGGARVVVFPEATMCRFGVSLGPVAEPLDGPWASAVRDIADEHGVVVVAGMFTPSPDGRVANTLLVTGGGRHLGYDKIHLFDAFGFAESRTVAPGSEPVVVEVDGVTFGLATCYDVRFPELFRALADLGATAVLLCASWGAGPGKRDQWELLVRARALDCTSWVLACGQADPGVDHGGAPTGIGFSAVVSPLGGVVERLAGEPGLILTEVDTQSVTEARRTLPVLGNRRL